From Chiloscyllium punctatum isolate Juve2018m chromosome 36, sChiPun1.3, whole genome shotgun sequence, the proteins below share one genomic window:
- the LOC140460643 gene encoding uncharacterized protein: protein MEKSEESRPVEKPWKCGDCGKVFCVPSALETHRRSHTRERPFSCPECGKGFTQASALRTHQRVHTGERPFPCAECRKAFSNSFNLQTHKRLHTGERPFSCSECKKAFRHSSDLLTHWRVHTGERPYSCPECGKAFNNSSHLLTHQRVNTGERPFTCPKCGKGFSQVSNLWKHQRLHTGEKPFSCPKCRKAFSNSTTLLTHRHIHMGERPFPCTECGKAFSNSSILLRHQRVHTGEWPFSCPDCRKGFSDSSNLQTHQRIHTGEKPFGCTECGKAFTCSSHLRRHQRVHVPSQGD, encoded by the coding sequence ATGGAGAAATCTGAGGAATCCCGCCCTGTggagaaaccatggaagtgtggTGACTGCGGGAAAGTCTTCTGTGTcccatctgccctggagactcatcggcgcagtcacaccagagagagacccttcagctgccctgagtgtgggaagggctttacccaggcctctgcCCTGCGGactcaccagcgggtccacacaggggagaggccgttcccaTGTgccgagtgcaggaaggccttcagcaattccttcaATCTCCAGACCCACAAGCGACTCCACACTGGTGAGAGGCCGTTTTCTTGCTCCGAGTGCAAGAAGGCGTTCAGAcattcctctgacctgctgacccactggcgggtccacacgggggagaggccctacagctgccccgagtgtgggaaggccttcaacaattcctcccacctgctgactcACCAGCGGGTcaacacaggggagaggccgttcacctgccccaagtgcgggaaggGATTTAGTCAGGTGAGCAACTTGTGGAAGCACCAGCGtctccacactggggagaagcccttcagctgccccaagtgcaggaaggccttcagcaattccaccactctgctgacccaccggcaTATCCAtatgggggagaggccattcccctgcaccgagtgcgggaaggccttcagcaattcctccatcctgctgagacaccagaggGTTCACACAGGGGAGTGGCCCTTCAGCTGTCCTGATTGCAGGAAGGGGTTCAGTGATTCCTCCAATCTCcagacccaccagcggatccacactggggagaagccctTTGGCTGCACAgaatgtgggaaggccttcacctgctcctcccacctgcggaggcaccaaCGAGTTCACGTGCCATCACAGGGTGATTGA